In Arthrobacter citreus, a genomic segment contains:
- a CDS encoding electron transfer flavoprotein subunit beta/FixA family protein has protein sequence MKIVVLMKEVPDTWGDRALNLETGLLDRAAGDPVLDEINERALEVALTHRDSHPNTEVVLLAVGPATVPNSLRKGLAMGADRAVHVQDDALLGADMSLTAEVLAAALRSVGFDLVIAGNLSTDGGGGAIPSMLAEMLGVAGISSLSTLEITDSAVAGRRNIESGGFDVSATLPAVISITEALPDARFSNFKGIMAAKKKPFETLSLADLGVSVTEDDSRSIVIAVAQRPARSAGIRIEDDGDAGRQIADFLFQNQLIKGRSA, from the coding sequence ATGAAGATAGTCGTACTAATGAAGGAAGTTCCGGATACGTGGGGGGACCGCGCCCTGAACCTGGAAACCGGCCTTCTGGACCGGGCTGCCGGCGATCCGGTGCTGGATGAGATCAACGAGCGGGCGCTCGAAGTTGCACTGACCCACCGGGACAGCCACCCGAATACCGAGGTGGTGCTGCTCGCCGTCGGACCCGCCACCGTCCCCAACAGTCTGCGCAAGGGCCTGGCCATGGGCGCCGACCGCGCTGTCCATGTCCAGGACGACGCTTTGCTCGGCGCCGATATGAGCCTCACCGCCGAGGTTCTCGCCGCCGCCCTCCGTTCCGTCGGCTTTGATCTCGTCATTGCCGGAAACCTCTCCACCGACGGGGGCGGCGGGGCCATACCCTCCATGCTTGCCGAAATGCTGGGAGTGGCAGGAATCAGCTCACTGAGCACTTTGGAGATCACTGACTCGGCAGTGGCCGGACGGCGGAACATTGAATCGGGAGGTTTCGACGTCAGCGCCACTCTTCCGGCGGTCATCTCCATTACCGAGGCCCTGCCCGATGCCAGGTTCTCAAACTTCAAGGGCATCATGGCGGCGAAGAAAAAGCCCTTCGAGACGCTGTCGCTGGCGGATCTTGGCGTCTCGGTCACCGAAGACGACAGCCGATCCATCGTGATCGCGGTGGCCCAGCGCCCGGCACGCAGTGCGGGCATCCGTATTGAGGACGACGGCGACGCCGGCCGGCAGATTGCCGATTTCCTGTTCCAGAACCAGCTCATCAAAGGACGCTCAGCATGA